One region of Macadamia integrifolia cultivar HAES 741 chromosome 11, SCU_Mint_v3, whole genome shotgun sequence genomic DNA includes:
- the LOC122093132 gene encoding uncharacterized protein LOC122093132, whose product MNCVAETLTRLEKATEELSQAHDACVVVEMERATTENLFSELEFELRKMKEKVEQKLAKKLSIVDKYEAEAIAAAKVQGVHEYKASKAFKDDITDVGSGLFMTGVVDVRNWVLQRYPKVNSLTCDIPFSLSVDDEEGKETGRQCQDDAEDAEVEGLHNRPLLVTPDKGGADEEHDEDLGEELDTKVCEHEPSSQGSFLVFLATISYNIP is encoded by the coding sequence ATGAACTGTGTGGCTGAGACCCTCACTCGGCTCGAGAAGGCCACAGAAGAGCTCTCCCAGGCCCATGATGCTTGTGTTGTTGTGGAAATGGAACGTGCCACTACTGAGAATCTGTTTTCTGAGCTTGAGTTTGAGCTaaggaagatgaaggagaaggtCGAGCAAAAATTGGCGAAGAAACTATCTATAGTTGATAAATATGAGGCCGAGGCCATTGCCGCCGCCAAGGTTCAAGGTGTGCACGAATATAAGGCTTCTAAGGCCTTCAAAGATGACATTACAGATGTGGGCTCTGGTTTATTTATGACGGGCGTGGTCGATGTCCGCAATTGGGTACTTCAACGCTATCCCAAGGTCAATTCTTTGACTTGTGATATCCCCTTCTCCTTAAGTGTTGACGACGAGGAGGGGAAGGAGACAGGTAGGCAATGCCAAGATGATGCCGAAGATGCTGAAGTTGAAGGCCTTCACAATCGACCCTTGCTTGTGACCCCTGACAAAGGTGGAGCTGACGAAGAGCATGATGAAGACCTTGGGGAGGAGCTCGACACCAAAGTCTGTGAGCACGAACCGAGTAGCCAGGGATCTTTTCTTGTGTTTCTTGCAACTATCTCTTATAATATCCCTTAG